Proteins encoded by one window of Anoplopoma fimbria isolate UVic2021 breed Golden Eagle Sablefish chromosome 23, Afim_UVic_2022, whole genome shotgun sequence:
- the rps16 gene encoding 40S ribosomal protein S16, with amino-acid sequence MPAKGPLQSVQVFGRKKTATAVAHCKRGNGLIKVNGRPLDMVEPATLQYKLLEPVLLLGKERFAGVDIRVRVKGGGHVAQIYAIRQAISKSLVAYYQKYVDEASKKEIKDILIQYDRTLLVADPRRCESKKFGGPGARARYQKSYR; translated from the exons ATGCCAGCTAAAGGCCCCCTGCAATCTGTCCAGGTTTTTGGACgtaaa AAAACCGCCACAGCAGTTGCTCACTGCAAGAGGGGGAATGGCCTGATCAAGGTGAACGGCAGACCCCTGGACATGGTGGAGCCCGCCACCCTCCAGTACAAG cTTCTGGAGCCAGTGCTGTTGCTCGGCAAGGAGCGTTTCGCTGGAGTTGACATCAGAGTCAGAGTGAAGGGTGGTGGACATGTGGCACAGATCTATG CGATCCGTCAGGCCATCTCCAAATCCCTGGTTGCCTACTACCAGAAGT ATGTGGACGAGGCCTCCAAGAAGGAGATCAAGGACATCCTGATCCAGTACGACAGGACCCTGCTGGTCGCCGATCCACGTCGCTGCGAGTCCAAGAAGTTCGGTGGACCTGGAGCTCGTGCCCGCTACCAGAAGTCCTACCGTTAA